In the Danio rerio strain Tuebingen ecotype United States chromosome 8, GRCz12tu, whole genome shotgun sequence genome, one interval contains:
- the LOC141375690 gene encoding E3 ubiquitin-protein ligase RBBP6-like isoform X2, whose product MSCVHYRFQSRLTYDSLQFEGLNISAGELKRQIMRSKRLKFCQLKISNAQTDEEYTDDALIPKNTSVIIRRIPAAGLKSSNRRFVGHQAGRWREPSPRADPSLLSLEQLLKTENLAEAKASEEDKLKAVMYQSSLCYYSSRAAAPRRTSASGRAQGFPAASCWRWTTQTERES is encoded by the exons atgtcttgtgttcactacaggttccagagtcgactcacctacgactcgctccagtttgaaggcctcaacatcagcgcgggggagctgaagcggcagatcatgaggagcaagaggctgaagttctgccagctgaagatcagcaacgcccagactgatgaag aatacacagatgatgctctcatccctaaaaacacgtcggtcatcatcagacggatccctgcggcgggactgaagtcctcaaacagaagatttgttgg acatcaagctggacgctggcgtgaaccttcacctagagctgatccttcactcctctcactggagcagttgttgaag actgagaatctggctgaggcaaaggcgtcagaggaggacaagctgaaagcggtgatgtaccagtccagcctgtgctactactccagcag ggcagccgctccgcgccgcacaagcgcatccggaagagcacagggattccccgcagcttcctgttggaggtggacgacccagaccgaaagggagtcatga
- the LOC141375690 gene encoding E3 ubiquitin-protein ligase RBBP6-like isoform X1, translated as MSCVHYRFQSRLTYDSLQFEGLNISAGELKRQIMRSKRLKFCQLKISNAQTDEEYTDDALIPKNTSVIIRRIPAAGLKSSNRRFVGHQAGRWREPSPRADPSLLSLEQLLKTENLAEAKASEEDKLKAVMYQSSLCYYSSSEAMRLLGIPGHHIRHCPTNVGSRSAPHKRIRKSTGIPRSFLLEVDDPDRKGVMIDGSGRYVIPIIDAEAYAAEKRKRPSFSCQTEPLPSSSSAGAASSVRDAGGKRSRSPSSPETRGDQKRPRR; from the exons atgtcttgtgttcactacaggttccagagtcgactcacctacgactcgctccagtttgaaggcctcaacatcagcgcgggggagctgaagcggcagatcatgaggagcaagaggctgaagttctgccagctgaagatcagcaacgcccagactgatgaag aatacacagatgatgctctcatccctaaaaacacgtcggtcatcatcagacggatccctgcggcgggactgaagtcctcaaacagaagatttgttgg acatcaagctggacgctggcgtgaaccttcacctagagctgatccttcactcctctcactggagcagttgttgaag actgagaatctggctgaggcaaaggcgtcagaggaggacaagctgaaagcggtgatgtaccagtccagcctgtgctactactccagcag tgaggccatgaggctgcttgggatcccgggacaccacattaggcactgccccactaatgtg ggcagccgctccgcgccgcacaagcgcatccggaagagcacagggattccccgcagcttcctgttggaggtggacgacccagaccgaaagggagtcatgatagacggcagcggccgatacgtcattcccatcatagacgc tgaggcctatgctgctgagaagagaaagaggccgtccttctcctgccagaccgagcctttgccctcctcgtcctcagcaggtgcggcatcttcggtccgggacgccggagggaaacggtcccgctccccatcttcaccagagacgcgcggcgaccagaagagaccacgtcgctga
- the LOC110438817 gene encoding E3 ubiquitin-protein ligase RBBP6-like isoform X2, whose product MSCVHYRFQSRLTYDSLQFEGLNISAGELKRQIMRSKRLKFCQLKISNAQTDEEYTDDALIPKNTSVIIRRIPAAGLKSSNRRFVGHQAGRWREPSPRADPSLLSLEQLLKTENLAEAKASEEDKLKAVMYQSSLCYYSSRAAAPRRTSACGRAQGFPAASCWRWTTQTERES is encoded by the exons atgtcttgtgttcactacaggttccagagtcgactcacctacgactcgctccagtttgaaggcctcaacatcagcgcgggggagctgaagcggcagatcatgaggagcaagaggctgaagttctgccagctgaagatcagcaacgcccagactgatgaag aatacacagatgatgctctcatccctaaaaacacgtcggtcatcatcagacggatccctgcggcgggactgaagtcctcaaacagaagatttgttgg acatcaagctggacgctggcgtgaaccttcacctagagctgatccttcactcctctcactggagcagttgttgaag actgagaatctggctgaggcaaaggcgtcagaggaggacaagctgaaagcggtgatgtaccagtccagcctgtgctactactccagcag ggcagccgctccgcgccgcacaagcgcatgcggaagagcacagggattccccgcagcttcctgttggaggtggacgacccagaccgaaagggagtcatga
- the LOC110438817 gene encoding E3 ubiquitin-protein ligase RBBP6-like isoform X1 produces MSCVHYRFQSRLTYDSLQFEGLNISAGELKRQIMRSKRLKFCQLKISNAQTDEEYTDDALIPKNTSVIIRRIPAAGLKSSNRRFVGHQAGRWREPSPRADPSLLSLEQLLKTENLAEAKASEEDKLKAVMYQSSLCYYSSSEAMRLLGIPGHHIRHCPTNVGSRSAPHKRMRKSTGIPRSFLLEVDDPDRKGVMIDGSGRYVIPIIDAEAYAAEKRKRPSFSCQTEPLPSSSSAGAASSVRDAGGKRSRSPSSPETRGDQKRPRR; encoded by the exons atgtcttgtgttcactacaggttccagagtcgactcacctacgactcgctccagtttgaaggcctcaacatcagcgcgggggagctgaagcggcagatcatgaggagcaagaggctgaagttctgccagctgaagatcagcaacgcccagactgatgaag aatacacagatgatgctctcatccctaaaaacacgtcggtcatcatcagacggatccctgcggcgggactgaagtcctcaaacagaagatttgttgg acatcaagctggacgctggcgtgaaccttcacctagagctgatccttcactcctctcactggagcagttgttgaag actgagaatctggctgaggcaaaggcgtcagaggaggacaagctgaaagcggtgatgtaccagtccagcctgtgctactactccagcag tgaggccatgaggctgcttgggatcccgggacaccacattaggcactgccccactaatgtg ggcagccgctccgcgccgcacaagcgcatgcggaagagcacagggattccccgcagcttcctgttggaggtggacgacccagaccgaaagggagtcatgatagacggcagcggccgatacgtcattcccatcatagacgc tgaggcctatgctgctgagaagagaaagaggccgtccttctcctgccagaccgagcctttgccctcctcgtcctcagcaggtgcggcatcttcggtccgggacgccggagggaaacggtcccgctccccatcttcaccagagacgcgcggcgaccagaagagaccacgtcgctga